The genomic DNA CCTGTAAATCAAATGATGTGATTATTAAGTTTCAACTTGCAATTAAAGAATTCAGTTAGAGAAGGACACAAATTTATTTTACAGCATAAATTGTTTGTACCTTAATACATACAGAACTTCATTATACTGGCTGATTACTGTTTCTGAGTTCATAATTccttttaaagcatattttactATTGCTAGTATGTGACTCCCTCTTTTCCAAGACAAGGTTGGTCTCCTTTCAAACATGTTATCACTTTAGTCACTGGAGAAATGGCTATCTTTTCTCTGATGAGAAATTGGAGAAGGTTTTGAGTTTTTCTGCATCTGTTTATTTAGATATTTAAATACCACCTGTTATGCAGCAACTCAATGCAGCAATATCATAAAATGTAATACAAAGACAATGAAAATAATCAGACAATAAGCATTCTTAAAATTCCATAGCCGCTGGAATCTGTGGCCACCAAAAgctatataaaacaaacaaaatagcagTGAAATTGCAGCACTATTGGCATATTTCTTATGGGGGGGCGGTATTCCAGAGTGTGGACTGTGTCACAGAAAAGGCTATCTACAGGCTGTGGCACAATCAGAAGGGCCTCTGCAGATGTTTCTACTGGGAGAGCATGCTTGTCTAGAGGAAAGCGTTCTCTCAGATAACCTGGTTCCAAATGGTTTAAGGACTTGCAGTTTAATAACAAATCCTGAAACATGGCTTGATAGcaaattggcagtcagtgcagttccTTTAATGGTGGAGTTGCATTCTCATGGCCAGTAACTTAGCAACTACATTTTgtgctaactgcagcttccagaccagtTTTGAGGGTAGACACACAGAGAGCCCATTACTGTAATTGTCTCGctattccaggggtggccaactcccaagagactgcgatctactcagagttaaaaactaaattttttttttaaaaaatccttccagtagcaccttagagaccaactaagttttttattggtatgagctttcgtgtgcctgcacacaccTTCAGATACACAGGCCAGGGCATGCAcatgaagctcataccaataacaaacttagttagaatcatagagttggaagagaccacaagggccaatcagtccaggaaacaccatcaaagcattcctgacagatggctgttggtctctaaggtgctactggaaggaatttttttattttgtttcgactacggcagaccaacacagctacctacctgagctttttttaggcagggggtaaaatgttgagctttttttaggggagctacagttctttgggggaagctggtgATCTACCATGCCTGTATTCTAATGCATGGGTCACTGTAGCCAGGCTGTTCTTGGCCAGGGTTGGCTATAACTGGAGTAATGACTCAAGCTGGTGAAGGTGGTCCCTGCCGCTGTAGTCACATGGGACTCCAGTAACAACTATAGGTACAGGAGCACCCCCATACTTTCTTCCTGCTCCTTCGGATGGAATGCAGCAGACAAATACAGAAAAGACAAACTGCCTACATTCCGGATTTGGAAACTAGTCACCTACAGGAGCTTCATTGACTCTTATCCAGGCCATTGCTGTGGCCAGGGCTGCAGAGCCCCAATTGAACAAAAGTAAAGgcccctctttctccctcaccACATTCCTCTTGCTTCTGCAGTCAAATTTGGAATGTATTGTACTAATGAACTAAAATGCCACATTTCCTTATTTTGCATATATTTGGGGATAAAATCAGTGTTTTCAAAATGTTTAAATCTTTGCAACAGGAATTGCGGGGGTGGGGCACATCATCTGCTGTGAATGTGGATTTCTGGCTTGCTGGCTTACTGTCTTCTCTGTTCACTTCCTTCTTGAGGTATTCTATAACTTTGTCTGCTTCATGTGAAAGTGCCACtttcaaaaacacaaacaaaaaagacatGCTCAGAGAATCTAGTAGCATTAAGGGAATGTTTTGGGCATGGACAAAAGTTTCACCTTTTCCAATGAACACAGAAGTGAATGAGGAAAGAACATGGAGTTATATTAGACCACGATCTACTCCCAGTGtaaaacaactggcagtgatctacccattgtcattggagaagccaaagttgttgaccttttttttgttttgtaacatTGAATAGGGTTTCAAAAGTGATAGACTTACTGAATGGCACTGTTTTTTCAGAGGATCTGATGAACCTACTTCATCTTTCCTTCCCTTAGAGTACGGGAGAAGAATGAGGGAGATGCAGGAAAGAATTGACTCTTAAAGATAAATTGATGGAAATTTGTGGCAGGAAAGTTTTTTGATGTGGAATAACTCCTGTTGCTTTTAGGTGTGACTATCTCATCCAGAGGAAGTGGTGTTTTGCTGTTGTCTAGTTTGAGGTTTTTTATGGTTCTCCAGATTTTTCTCTGCAGTTAAGTGAAATAGCCGTCTAAAAAGTGAAGACAGGAATTCTTGCACCAAGAAGAACACTTAACAGGGCAGCTCGGTTAGAAGTATGGCTGAATGTATTAGCTGTCTGGGTGTGGATGCTGCCGAAATGGTATGCAGCTTCATagctgtgtgtgttgggggggttaATTGAGTTAGTGATCCAAAGTTTTGGATACTAGTTTTCAGCTGCAGTCTTCAGTTTCAGACCACCTATGCTCTTTATACAAATATGAATAACAACGTAACTAGCCAAAGTATAACTTTTATTAGGTGCATTGACTCCTTGAAAAATCTGTGTGAAATCCATGGGGCAGATGGTGGTTTTTCTTCTAAGCAAAATTAAAAACGCCACAAAGCTCTGAACACACAGTGAATACAAATTACATTTCACAAATTACTTTACATATGATGTGAAGGACCTGAAGGTAAGAGGGTTTTTTAATGCTAGGAAATCCTGATGATCttgttgtcccccacccccaaaaattaTTGCACTGtttcccagcctgtgtgtgtgcagggcataatttccccccagaaagCTGCCATATTCTTACTAATATATCCATATGAGTCCATCTTAGTTGCTTAGAGGGCAGAGTTAATGATTTAAATGCTCAGAACATCTCTGGGTCTTGTTTACTGTCAAGAAGCACAAAACCTGCTTTTATTGTGACTGCTTATGTGGCAGGTTTACTGCAGTGCACCTGTAGAGGTCCTGGGTTGTCAGCTCACATGTAAAAAAGTGTTACCACTGCTCTTTGCAAATACATTATTTGTATTTGGTATTAGGAATTGCTCTGTAGGGTGGAGTGAGAACCCTACTGCTGACaatgtaaaccaggggtcagcaacctttttcagctgtgggccagtccaccgcccctcagaccacgtggtgggccagactatatttttatgccccacaaattacccagagatgcattttaaataaaaggacacattatactaatgtaaaaacatgctgattccaggactgtccacgggccagatccgggccccgggccttagtttgcctacccttaTGAATCCATAGAGCTTCAACATTTTTAATACATAGAACTAGACAAAAAGTGCACTCCTCTGAATTACCTTGTTTCTGTTGAGAGTAGGGCTGGGTTATCAATATTGcagtatatcaccagctaaacatcccAATATATTGCAAcatctgaaataaggaaggaactaCGCAGAGGCAAACGGGACAATGTCCTGGCATCTGCTACTACTTAAGGGTCTAAAACCAATAAATGATTAATCACTTCATGGTcactttcagcagcaggcaagccaaaatgcatccaaacAAGACTCTTTGTTTTGGGATTGGCTACCAAATTGtggtattcaggacaatccaCAGTACGGTGATGAGTCATAGTGATAACAAATAATCTGGGACTATCCATTTTAGTCCCTTAAGTGCTAGCAGTTGGCAGGACATTGTCCTGTTCGCCTCtgtatagttccatccttatttcagacactggtAGATTGCAAAGCTTAGCTGGTGATATTGTGAGGCTTAGCTGCTGATAACATTACAGTGTTTGGCTGGTGAgttatcacgatgttgaaaaccaaataTCGCCTGGTCCTTACAAACAttgtgatttgtgatatattgccagctcGAATAGTATGAAACAATTATCACGATGtgaacttcaaaccagttttggacaatatatcaccCAACCCTAGTTGAGAGGCTTCATATAGTGGTAATCTAATCTTAATATTTTCTTTCACTACACTTAAGATCATCTACCCAGCAggtacattttttaacattttatttcataCCATATTTTCAAATTCACCAGTTTGATGTTCTTCTAATTCAGTAGGGCCGACTAAGTCCTACTACAAGTTGGTCTTGGGTTAACTTCATTGATAACTTTAATAATATTCAATTAGTTTGACACATCACAGGTTTCCAGGTGACTTACAGAATGTAAAAGTACAAAGCACAGCATAAAATCAAACAGGAGCAATGCATTACCAAAAGTTATACAGCAACCCAATAAaagagcaacaaaaattccaGCACCAAAAACACCTTAAGACAGCAAAGTCAGATGGCATCCATAGGCTgctattgtttttttgttttttttattctaggATGCTTGTAGTGTGTTGCTGCCTGCTAAAGAAATATTCtggtttttgaaacattttttttccaacatGTGTTTTTAACAACTAAAAATTAGGCATAGGACTTCTAGAAGATGTCTAATTTCAGTTATGTTTCAGTTTCAGTGCAAAACGGTTCGATTCATCAAAAGGATGCAgtaaatgatgatgattttgaGCCATATCTAAGTAGCCAGACAAATCAGGTGAGTATTTACAAGAATACAGCTTTTCTTGTAAGCTAGTGAGTATAGTTTTTAGTTGGTTATTCCTTTATAATAAGCAAGTAACACAAAACAGTTTTAATGGTTTTATAACAGACCATTGTAAGTTTTCATAGTATTTGTAAATCTCTTAAACAGTGCTAAATGGATTTGTATGAGTTAGGTTCTAAGTGAGCGAAGTTACTTTAAGTAGAGGGGTCCACTTAAGCTTAATTAAATCTATCTTAAATTTAGCATACCTGTTGTGTGTGCACGGAACTGGTTGCAAAATCATTGCTCAGCAGATGGCACAATTCTGGCATCACAAGTTTTAATGTCCCAAGCAAGAGACAAAACATGTTTTAGAGCTGTAAATTCCACATTTTGTATTAAACCCAAATTAAAGAATGAGAACCATACTGGATCAGGCGCAAGACACATTTTGTCTAAtggcctgttctcacagtgatcaaccagatgcctgtgggaagtccacaagcagcacATGAGCATGACACCAATTGCCCACCTATGATtaccagcaaatggtattcagacaTTTGCTATCTCAAACAAATGGTATTTCAGACACTTGCTATCTcaaaccttatcctccatgagtttgtctaatccaggcatccccaacctttggccctccagatgttttggactacaattcccatcatccctgaccactggtcctgttagctagggatcatgggagttgtaggccagaacatctggaggaccacaggttgggggtgcctagtctaatcctcttttaaaacaatccagatTGTTGGACATAGTTACATATTGTGGAAATGAATTCCttattttaactatgtgctgtgaagaagtactttcttttgtgtaTCCTGAAACTTTAAACAGTAGGTTTCATTGAATATGAGAGAGAAGGCCTTCTCTCTACTCAGCTTTCTCCATTCAGTGCATAATCTTGCACACCTCTGTTATGTCCACCAACTTTCCTTTTTTGTCAGGTGTCTTAAGAGTTAGTGTTTTCCTCCTAACTGAACTTTGTGCAAACTATAACTGAAAAGGGTTAATGCTGAAATGAAGTGATTTTTCAAGACCCAGGGTGGTGGTGGATAGGCCCTAAATGACTATATCTGTTTGCATAGGACTTTTCTGCATAGAAAAGGCtgacttatttaaaatatttgaaaattgaCCTTCAACAGCATTTCCAGGATCACAAGATAAAATACACAAATCTGATGCCCTACTCCTGTAGCAGCCTACAGTGCTACATCCCATACTATTTCCTTCAGCAGTTGGGATTGGGGTGGGATGGAGAAGGAGTTAATAGTCCGATCATTTTTCTTATGATTCAGCCTTTGGTTAGCTTTTGATTTTCTGCTCCCTTTCTGAATTCTTACATGAGTTTCAAGTCCAACAAGGATTCTTCCATTTCAAGGAatctttgcttgcagaagatgCATGTTGAGAGGCTTTGGGGCAAGGTATTTGGAAAGAAAGTGCAAGAAATGGTATTTCTatcattttgtatgtgtgtactGTGATGGGAGAAACAGTTTATATCCTTATGGTCAACCTTCTAGTTGATAGTGGTTTTGTATGCCTAAGTTTGCATGGTGAGTTAAGAAATGCAAAGAATGTGCTTTTTATTGGGCCAGTTCCTTTTGGTGTCAAATGGCCTTGCATCCAGTCAGTTGCTAGGCAAGAACATACATTATTTGATCCAGCACTCAAACAACCTTTTGAAAAACAGACACTTGTAGATGAGTGAGCTGATGAGTGAACCTTTTGGGTTTGATTCATTCTTTAATTTGAGTTCTGCTCTGTACTGGGAAGTGACTTTGCTGATTTCTCTTTGCCTCTGCCTTTCCCTGAAAAGCTGTTTTGGAGGTTTGGCTGATTCTCTGGAAGTGTGGCAGTTCCAGGGGCAGAAATCACATCTCTCCCTCcactggaaagctgctgctgggCACTGGTTGCTTTTGCAAATGGAAGGATCCAGCTACGCCAAGGGTGGCATAGTTTATGCAAACTTTGGAGTTTAATATTCTTTATGTATATATTGAGCAGAtaattgcattttctattttttgtTATTGGGAAAATAGTAGTGATAAGACTCAAAATGCCAaacacagaacattaaaatattgATTCAAGATTGAACAATCAGAACAAGCCAAGTGAATTAGGAATTGGATCTGGACCAAATAAAtcagcaaaaaaaattttttttactttgcttgcAAATGCTAGTCATGTGTGGCACATGGGCAGCCCAAAAGGAACCCTCACACTTATAAAAACTTACTTGTTTGCTCATATACAGGTGTTCTTTTATTTTGTACAACAAATGTAGCTAAGCTATAGCCTttcaggtgttattggactatcatctctgaccattggtcatgctgtctTTGACTggtgagagctgggagtccaaaatcATATTGAGGGCCTCAGGTTAGCTACCCCTGGTTTCAAGCAAGCTAGGTGACGGGGTTTATCAATCCTTGAAGTTCCTTTTCACTGTGCAGGGTGAACTTATTTACAGCTTGGCAAGGAACATGATGAGTTGTTAAATATATACACGGAACCTTATCTATACACCAGAGGCAGGTTTCTCAGGGGAATGTTGGTACACATACATGTTAGGCTAATGGTCATGGTCCGTACTGAAGCTTTGATCAGCTGTTCAGtgtaggagagagggagggaggcctaGAAATAGGACAGGAAGTTGCTTATAGGAATAAAAGAGATAAAATGACATCCAGATAAAAACAGGAAAAGCACTCCTGTTTGGAGATGTAAGAGAAAAATTTTAATTGCTCTAAGCACTTTTAATTGTGTCATATTAATTAAAATGATGTAGGCTGTAATTACTTTGGTTTTGTATGTGAGATTAAAGATAACGAAGGTATCTCTCTTAGattttttgcttggttttttccCTGTTTAAAATTCTAACTAATTGTGTTGGAAATTTGCTTCAGATGTCCATAAATGCATATTTATAGGCAAATAATGTAGATGTAGCAATAGAATGATTCTTACACTGATATTTTTTCCTGCAGAATAATAGCTATCCACCAATGTCAGACCCATACATGCCTAGTTATTATGCTCCATCCATTGGATTTCCATACTCTCTGGGTGAAGCGGCATGGTCCACAGCAGGAGATCCTCCAATGCCATACTTGACAACTTACGGACAGATGAGCAATGGTGAACACCACTACATCCCTGATGGTGTCTTTAGTCAACCTGGGGCTTTAGGAAACACCCCTCCATTCCTTGGTCAGCATGGATTTAATTTTTTCCCTGGGAATGCAGATTTCTCAACATGGGGGACAAGTGGATCTCAGGGACAATCGACTCAAAGCTCTGCTTACAGCAGCAGCTATGGCTACCCACCTAGCTCTCTCGGTAGAGCAATAGCCGATGGACAGGCTGGATTTGGCAATGATACGTTGAACAAGGTGCCTGGTATTAGCAGCATTGAGCAAGGCATGACTGGACTGAAAATTGGCGGTGATATGACAGTCGCTGTGACGAAAACAGTTGGTTCCGCTCTGAGTAGTACAGGTATGACAAGCATTGCAGCAAATAGTGTGCCTGCAGTTAGCAGTTCAGCACCTAAACCAACCTCATGGGCTGCCATTGCTAGGAAGCCTGCTAAGCCTCAGCCAAAACTTAAGCCTAAAGGTAATGTGGGAATTGGGGGCCCTGCGGTACCACCTCCCCCTATAAAACACAACATGAATATTGGAACTTGGGATGACAAAGGGTCTGTGGTAAAAGCTCCCCCAACCCAACCAGTACTGCCTCCTCAGACTATATTGCAGCAGCCTCAGCCATTAATTCAGCCTCCTCCAATGGTGCAAAGCCAACTGCCTCAGCAGCAGCCTCCGCCTCAGCCGCCACAAGGACCTCAGCAACAGGCTCAGCCTcatcagctgcagcagcagcagctgcaaaatcGCTGGGTGGCTCCTCGCAATAGGGGTGTAGGCTTCAATCAGAGCAATGGATCTGGCAATGAAAACTATGGTATAGGTGTTATACCAGTTAGCTCTTCACCTTCTGGTGTAGAAGTGCACCCAGTATTGGAGAAACTAAAGGCCATAAATAACTATAATCCCAAAGACTTTGATTGGAATCTGAAGAATGGTCGTGTGTTTATAATCAAAAGCTATTCAGAGGATGATATACACCGCTCCATTAAGTATTCTATCTGGTGTAGTACTGAGCATGGTAATAAGCGCTTGGATGCTGCCTACCGTTCACTGAATGGAAAAGGCCCACTCTATTTACTTTTCAGTGTGAATGGCAGTGGACACTTCTGCGGAGTAGCTGAGATGAAGTCTGTGGTGGACTACAATGCATATGCTGGAGTCTGGTCTCAGGATAAATGGAAGGGGAAGTTTGATGTTAAGTGGATCTTTGTTAAAGACGTTCCAAACAACCAGCTGCGGCACATTCGCTTGGAAAACAATGACAACAAACCAGTTACCAACTCGAGGGACACTCAAGAAGTACCCCTAGAAAAAGCCAAGCAAGTGCTTAAAATAATTGCTACTTTCAAGCATACCACCTCAATCTTTGATGACTTTGCACATTATGAAAAGcgtcaagaggaggaggaagccatgcGTAGGGTAAGAATCAAATGTTATAATAAACTTTTTTCATGCTTTTtggagttggggttttttttaaagagagctcAGCTTGATTTTTTAATATGTAAAACAGAAAGGAATTAGAAATGGGTTTAAATGGTAAAGGCCAAGGCATGTAACATACTCAGCAACACTTCCTTGCAAGCACATATGCAAATACAATTTCCCATTCTTCATAGCATTTTAGTTCTGCATTAAAACCTTCAGCTAAGTAACTGAACTTCGTTGGCAGATTGAGAAAATAATGTAATTTAATGGTTTCAGTAGCAAATTGTACTTCT from Lacerta agilis isolate rLacAgi1 chromosome 7, rLacAgi1.pri, whole genome shotgun sequence includes the following:
- the YTHDF3 gene encoding YTH domain-containing family protein 3 isoform X2; translated protein: MSDPYMPSYYAPSIGFPYSLGEAAWSTAGDPPMPYLTTYGQMSNGEHHYIPDGVFSQPGALGNTPPFLGQHGFNFFPGNADFSTWGTSGSQGQSTQSSAYSSSYGYPPSSLGRAIADGQAGFGNDTLNKVPGISSIEQGMTGLKIGGDMTVAVTKTVGSALSSTGMTSIAANSVPAVSSSAPKPTSWAAIARKPAKPQPKLKPKGNVGIGGPAVPPPPIKHNMNIGTWDDKGSVVKAPPTQPVLPPQTILQQPQPLIQPPPMVQSQLPQQQPPPQPPQGPQQQAQPHQLQQQQLQNRWVAPRNRGVGFNQSNGSGNENYGIGVIPVSSSPSGVEVHPVLEKLKAINNYNPKDFDWNLKNGRVFIIKSYSEDDIHRSIKYSIWCSTEHGNKRLDAAYRSLNGKGPLYLLFSVNGSGHFCGVAEMKSVVDYNAYAGVWSQDKWKGKFDVKWIFVKDVPNNQLRHIRLENNDNKPVTNSRDTQEVPLEKAKQVLKIIATFKHTTSIFDDFAHYEKRQEEEEAMRRERNRNKQ
- the YTHDF3 gene encoding YTH domain-containing family protein 3 isoform X1 — protein: MSATSVDQRPKGQGNKVSVQNGSIHQKDAVNDDDFEPYLSSQTNQNNSYPPMSDPYMPSYYAPSIGFPYSLGEAAWSTAGDPPMPYLTTYGQMSNGEHHYIPDGVFSQPGALGNTPPFLGQHGFNFFPGNADFSTWGTSGSQGQSTQSSAYSSSYGYPPSSLGRAIADGQAGFGNDTLNKVPGISSIEQGMTGLKIGGDMTVAVTKTVGSALSSTGMTSIAANSVPAVSSSAPKPTSWAAIARKPAKPQPKLKPKGNVGIGGPAVPPPPIKHNMNIGTWDDKGSVVKAPPTQPVLPPQTILQQPQPLIQPPPMVQSQLPQQQPPPQPPQGPQQQAQPHQLQQQQLQNRWVAPRNRGVGFNQSNGSGNENYGIGVIPVSSSPSGVEVHPVLEKLKAINNYNPKDFDWNLKNGRVFIIKSYSEDDIHRSIKYSIWCSTEHGNKRLDAAYRSLNGKGPLYLLFSVNGSGHFCGVAEMKSVVDYNAYAGVWSQDKWKGKFDVKWIFVKDVPNNQLRHIRLENNDNKPVTNSRDTQEVPLEKAKQVLKIIATFKHTTSIFDDFAHYEKRQEEEEAMRRERNRNKQ